In Apium graveolens cultivar Ventura chromosome 10, ASM990537v1, whole genome shotgun sequence, the following are encoded in one genomic region:
- the LOC141691783 gene encoding uncharacterized protein LOC141691783 — MTPYIAYLRDGTLPEDQNKARYLKHKAARFFLEEGQLYRRTFSAPTLKCVDPGEANYCLWEVHEGICGDHLAAKALAYKIIRQGSEFEAYLKELGIKHKRASVAHPQGNGQVEVTNRTILRGLEKRLEESKKTWPDELPKVLWSYRTTPRAGTNETSFKLAYGTEARIPIETGSPSHRVVNFNEISNIEGLKTNLELLDEIRDEAVRKMEVYKEKTRLHFGKKARIREYEEGDLVLRHTEASDPTKQGKLQPNWEGPYRVKEVLRPGTYKLSYLGGTEVPNTWHGARLRKFYQ; from the exons ATGACCCCTTATATAGCTTACTTAAGGGATGGAACACTCCCAGAAGACCAGAACAAGGCCAGATATTTGAAGCACAAAGCTGCTCGTTTCTTCCTGGAAGAGGGTCAGCTATACAGAAGAACCTTTTCCGCACCTACCTTGAAATGTGTAGATCCTGGGGAGGCCAACTATTGCCTCTGGGAGGTTCATGAAGGCATCTGCGGAGACCACCTGGCAGCCAAAGCTCTGGCTTACAAAATCATCAGGCAAGG GTCTGAATTTGAAGCATATCTAAAAGAGCTCGGAATCAAGCACAAAAGAGCGTCGGTTGCGCACCCTCAGGGAAATGGACAGGTCGAAGTAACCAATAGAACCATACTTCGGGGTCTGGAAAAGAGACTAGAAGAATCCAAGAAAACTTGGCCGGACGAGCTCCCAAAAGTCTTGTGGTCCTACAGAACCACCCCCAGAGCGGGAACGAATGAGACCTCCTTCAAGCTTGCATACGGTACCGAAGCCCGCATTCCAATCGAAACCGGATCCCCTTCCCACAGGGTTGTCAATTTCAATGAAATCTCAAACATTGAAGGGCTTAAGACCAACCTGGAACTCCTAGATGAGATAAGAGACGAAGCAGTAAGAAAGATGGAAGTTTACAAAGAAAAGACAAGGCTCCACTTTGGGAAGAAGGCCAGAATCAGggaatatgaagaaggagaccTGGTACTCCGACACACGGAGGCCTCGGACCCAACTAAGCAGGGAAAGCTCCAGCCCAACTGGGAAGGCCCCTACAGGGTTAAAGAAGTACTCCGTCCAGGAACTTACAAGCTAAGCTACCTCGGGGGGACCGAAGTCCCAAACACTTGGCATGGAGCTCgcctaaggaaattctaccaatAA